The segment GAACACACTGTGGCAGGTCGGCACCGACCACGCCGGCATCGCCACGCAGAAGATCGTGGAGAACCAGCTCGCCGTCGAGAACAAGACGCGCCATGACCTGGGTCGCGAAGCCTTCATCGAGCGCGTGTGGCAGTGGAAGGAGGAATCCGGCTCCACCATCACCAACCAGATGCGCCGCCTGGGCGTCGCCGCGGACTGGTCGCGCGAACGCTTCACCATGGACCCGGGCCTGTCCGAAGCGGTGCGCAAGGTTTTTGTCGAGTGGTACCGCGCGGGCCTGATCTATCGCGGCAACCGCCTGGTGAACTGGGATCCGGCGCTGGGCACGGCGGTGTCCGACCTTGAAGTGAACAACGTCGAGCGCGATGGCCATCTGTGGTCGATCCGCTACTACACCGTCGACGGCAAGGACAGCGTCGTGGTCGCCACCACGCGTCCGGAAACCATGCTCGGCGACGTGGCCGTGGCCGTGCATCCGGAAGACGAGCGCCACGCGCGCCTGATCGGCCAGATGCTGCGCCTGCCGCTGACCGGCCGCGAGATTCCCGTCATCGCCGACGACTACGTCGACCGCGAGTTCGGTACGGGCTTCGTGAAGATCACGCCAGCACATGACTTCAACGACTACGCCATCGGCCAACGCCATGGCCTGGCGCCGATCAACATCTTCACGCTCGACGCGAAGGTCAACGAGAACGCGCCGGAGAAGTACCGCGGCATGGACCGTTACGAGGCGCGCAAGGCCGTCCTGGCGGATCTGGAAGACGCCGGCCTGCTAGTCGAGACCAAACCGCACAAGCTACAGGTGCCGGTGAGCCAGCGTTCGGATGCGGTGATCGAGCCGATGCTCACCGACCAGTGGTTCCTCGACCTGACCAGCGAGAAGGGCCGCAAGGAAATCACCGAACCGGCGCTCCAGGCGGTGCGCGGCGGCGAGATCAAGTTCGTCCCTGAAAACTGGAGCACCACGTACACCCAGTGGCTGGACAACATCCAGGACTGGTGCATCTCGCGCCAGCTCTGGTGGGGCCATCGCATCCCGGCGTTCTACGACGAAGCCGGCAACATCTTCGTGGGCGAGGACGAGGCCGACGCACGTGCACATGCCACGGTGCAGCCGGTCGGCGCGCTGCGCCAGGACGAGGACGTGCTCGACACCTGGTTCAGCTCCGCGCTGTGGCCGTTCTCGACGCTGGGCTGGCCGATGAACGGCCCGGTGAAGGACGAGCACGGCAACGTCGTCGCGAATTGGGAAAACGACCAGGTGTTCCTGCCCAGCGCCGTGCTGGTGACGGGCTTCGACATCATCTTCTTCTGGGTCGCCCGCATGGTGATGATGACCAAGTACTTCACCGGTCGCGTGCCGTTCAAGCACGTCTACATCAACGCCATCGTGCGTGATGCGGAAGGCCAGAAGATGTCCAAGTCCAAGGGCAATACGCTGGACCCGCTGGACCTGATCGACGGCATCGAGCTGGAGCCGCTGGTGGCCAAGTCCACCAGGTCGCTGCTGATCCCGCAGGTGCGCGAGAAGGTGGAGAAGCGCATCCGCAAGGATTATCCGAACGGCATCCCTGCCATCGGCACCGATGCGCTGCGCTTCACCTTCGCCGCGCTGGCCAGCTACAGCCGCACCATCAACTTCGACATCAAGCGCGCCGAAGGCTACAAGGCGTTCTGCAACAAGCTGTGGAACGCGGCGCGATTCGTGTTGATGAACCTCGAATCCCCTCTCCCATCGGGAGAGGGTGGCGCGCAGGCGCCGGGTGAGGGTTCGGGCAGCGCGCAGCTTGCCGCTTCGGCCGTACCCTCTCCCCAACCCCTCTCCCGGGGGGAGAGGGGCTCCGCACCGGTGACCGAGGCCGAGCGTTGGATTCTCACGCGCCTGAAGCAGACCCTCGCCGACGTCGAGCAGCACTTCGCCAGCTACCGCTTCGACCTGCTGGCGCAGGAGCTGTACGAATTCACCTGGAACGAGTTCTGCGACTGGTTCCTGGAACTGTCCAAGCCGGCGTTGAACGGCGACGATGCGGTGGCTGCGGCCTCCACGCGCCACACGCTGCTGGTGGTGCTGGAAACCATCCTCCGTGCGCTGCACCCGATCGTGCCGTTCATCAGCGAAGAGATCTGGCATTCGGTGGCGCCCAAGCTTGGCCTCGATGCGAAGTTCCTGCTGGAACGCCCGTGGCCGCGCGCCGACGAAATCACGGCCGATGAGGCCGCGACCGCCGAGATCGAATGGTTCAAGAACGTGCTGAGCGGCATCCGTCGCATCCGCGCGGAAATGAACATCGCTCCGGGCAAGACCATCCCGCTGCTGCTCGCCGACGGCGACGCCACCGATCGCGCACGCGCCACCAAGTTTGCCGCGCAGATCAGCTTCCTCGCTCGCGTGGACGCACCGCAGTGGATTGCCTCCGGCGCGGACGAACCGGCCGCCGCCGCCGCGGTGGTGGGTTCGATGCGCGTGCTGATTCCGCTTGCCGGCCTGATCGACCTCGGCGCGGAAAAGGCACGCCTGGGCAAGGAAATCAGCCGCATCGAAGGCGAGATCAAGAAGTGCGAGGGCAAGCTGGGCAATGCCAACTTCGTGGCGAACGCGCCCGCCGAAGTCGTCGCGCAGGAACGCCAGCGCATCACCGACTGGACCACGCAGCTCACCGCGCTGCGCGAGCAGTCGCAGAAGCTGGGCTGATCCCGCGTCAACGCGCGGTGCCACAAACGGCGCCGCGCCCTGCTTGTTGTAGGAGCGCACCCAGTGCGCGATCGCAGCCTGTCCTTCCATCTCGGTTGACGGTGGTCGCGAAGACCCACCACCGCGGCATGCATCCATGCCGCGGTCGCGCACTGGGTGCGCTCCTACAAAGGTGGCGGGGCTATTGTCCTTCGCCCAGGTCGCGCGCCATCACGATGGCGTCCTCGCGCCCGTCCTTGGCGGGGTAGTACTTGGGGCGCCGTCCGATCTCTTCGAAACCCATCGCGCGATACAGGCTCTGCGCCACGGGATTGGAAGGGCGCACTTCGAGGAACACGCGACCCGCACCATTCCAGCGGGCAATGTCGAGCAGCCGCTTCAGCAGGAAGCGTCCCAACCCGAGCCCCCGGTAATCCGGCCCCACGCATACGTTGAGCACGTGCGCCTCGCCGGCCGCCACCGACAGCACGCCATAGCCGGCGATCACGCCGTCCACCCACATGGCCCAGCTGGGATGACCGGCCTTCAGGCAGTCGGTGAAGATGCCGGGCGTCCACGGAAAGTCGTAGGAGGCGGCCTCCATCGCGGCCACGATGGGCACGTCGTCGCGCCGCATGGCGCGGATCTCTGCAAGGGGACGTGCCACCGCGACCATGGACGATCACTCCGACGGTTGGGACAAGGCGCGACGCAGGCTGCGCAAGGCATTCCACAGGCGACGCTTGCCCGCGCCCGACGACAATACGCCGTTTGGCTCATCCGCGAGCACGATATGCGCACGGCTCAGCACGGCCGCCGGCAACTCCCGTCCCAATGCGTGGGCCTGGGCTTCGCCAAACACCAGATAGGCACGTGCCTCGGGAGCCTTCGGCAGATGACCGTTGCTCACCTCGATGCGCGGCGCCCGCGCCAGCGCCGGGCCACAACTCATCAGCGCCCGGCCCACCAGATCGAGCTCGCGCGGCGAGCAGCCCGCGGGCAGCAGCACCACGCACTCCCCCGTGCCCATGGCAGTTGCCGGCACGTCTTCAGACGTAGCCGCGGCGACAACCTGCGCCGGCACGTTTCGCTGCGTCCACGGCGTGATGCCGAGCGCCCGCAGAACGCGTCCGCGACGGGCCGATGTGGCGTGTGCCGGGGCGGCCATGTCAGGCCGCTCCGCGACGGCGGCGGTGCGTGGCGCGACCCCACAAGGTCATCACCGGCCCCGACAGCAGGTAAAGCGAGAACACCACGAACAGCACGCGCGGCGGATCGATGAAGAACGGCACGAGCACCAGCACGCCCACGATGATCCACAGGAACGGCACGCGTCCCTCGCCGCCCATCGGCAGCGACTTGAAGCTGTAGTAGCGGAACCGGCTCACCATCAGCAACCCGACCACCACGGCGATCACCGGCGTGATGAAGCAGACCTCTTCGCCGAGGATGCCGAACTTGTCCATGCTCCACACGAAGGACATGCACACGGCCGCTGCCGCGGGACTGGCAAGGCCCTGGAAGTAACGCTTGTCGATCACGCCGACCTGCGTGTTGAAGCGCGCCAGGCGCAGCGCGGCACAGGCGGCGTAGATGAAGGCGGCAGCCCAGCCGATCTTGCCCCAGGTCGGGCCGTACTCCTTGAGCGTGGAGAGCGACCAGCTGTACATGACCAGCGACGGCGCCAGGCCGAAGCTGATCAGGTCGGACAGCGAGTCGTACTGCACGCCGAACTCGGTCTGCGTACCCGTGAGGCGCGCGACCCGGCCGTCCATGCCGTCGAGCAGCGCCGCCACGAATACGGCGATGGCGGCCGAGCTGAAATCCCCGCCCATGCTTGCCACGATCGCGTAAAAGCCGGCGAACATCGCGCCGGTCGTGAACAGGTTCGGCAACAGGTAGATGCCCCGATGACGCGGGGGGCGGACGGGTACGCTCTCGCTCATGAATCAATCCGTGACGGAATGCGCGCAGTGTAAACCATCCCCCGCTTGAGTCCGGCCGTGGGGGGTGTTAACAAATGCGCACCCTTTGCCTGATGCCCCGGAGTACCTAATGCGCCGCCTGCTGATCGCTACCGCACTGCTGCTTGCCGCGCCCCTGGTCGCCGCCCAGGCGTACAAGTGGACCGATGCCCACGGCACCGTGCACTACTCGGATGCGCCGCCGGCGCAGGGCACCAAGTACAGCAAGGTCACCACTACCGGGACGGTGGAACCGATTGCCGAGCCGGCGCCGTCGAAGCCCAGCGAGAGCACGTCCGAGGCCAAGCCGTCCGCGTCCCAGTCGTCGCTGCCGATGGTGGACAACCCTGAGAATCGCGCGAAGCTTTGCGCCAACCTCAAGAACAATCTCGATGCGCTCAAGGGCGGCGGGCCGGTGGTGATGGAACAGAACGGCCAGCAGAAGCTGCTGGATGCCGACCAGCGCCAGCAACAGCAGGCCACCTCGCAAGCCCAATACCAGCAGTACTGCTCCGGCAACTGAAGCTCCTGCTCGCCGGGCCCCGACGCGGGCCCGGCTTGTGGCGCCGCGGATCGCTATAATCGGCCTCTTTCACCCGCCGGATCCGCCACATGCGCCTCAGCCAATTCCACTTGGCCACCGTCAAGGAAGTCCCCGCCGACGCCGAAATCGCCAGCCACAGGCTGATGCTGCGTACCGGCATGATCCGCAAGCTTGCCGCAGGCCTGTACACCTGGTCGCCGCTGGGCCTGCGCGTGCTGCGCAAGGTGGAAAACGTGGTGCGCGAGGAAATGGATCGCGCAGGCGCCGTTGAACTGCTGATGCCTACCATCCAGCCGCAGGAGCTGTGGGAGGAAAGCGGCCGCTGGGCGAAGTTCGGCCCGCAGCTGCTGAAGATCAAGGATCGCAAGGAGCAAGGGTTCTGCTACGCGCCCACGGCCGAGGAAGTCATCACCGATTTCGCGCGCAACGAGCTGAAGAGCTACAAGCAGCTGCCGGTGAACTTCTACCAGATCCAGACCAAGTTCCGCGACGAGATCCGTCCGCGCTTCGGCGTAATGCGCGCGCGCGAGTTCCTGATGAAGGATGCCTACTCCTTCCATCTTTCGCAGGATTCGCTGCAGCAGACGTACGACACGATGTATCGCGCGTACTCGAACGTCTTCACCCGCCTGGGCCTGAAGTTCCGCGCGGTGCAGGCGGATACCGGCGCCATCGGCGGCAATGCGAGCCACGAGTTCCAGGTGCTGGCCGACTCGGGCGAAGACGCGTTGATCTTCTCCGACGGCTCCGACTACGCGGCCAACATCGAAAAGGCCGAAGCGCTGGCGCCGACCATCGAGCGCCCTGCGCCGTCCGCCGAGCTCAAGCGCGTCGACACGCCCACACAGAAGACCATCGATGAAGTGGCCGCCTTCCTCAAGGTGACGCCCGGGCAGTGCATCAAGACCATCCTGGTGCGCGGCAGCAAGGGCCTGGTGGCGCTGTGCGTGCGCGGCGACCACGAGGTCAACGAGGTGAAGGCCGGCAAGCTCGCCGAGATGCCCGGCGAATCCGTGCTGGCCACGGAAGAGGAAATCCTCGCGCTTACCGGCACGCGGCCCGGCTTCATCGGGCCGGTGGGCCTGCCCGCCGAAATCCCGGTAATCGTCGACCGCGATGCGGCCGTGCTCGCCGACTTCGTCTGCGGCGGCAATCAGGATGGCACCCATTACGCCGGCGCCAACTGGGAGCGCGACGCGCGCATCACCCGCGTGGAGGACATCCGCAAGGTGGTCGCCGGCGATCCGTCGCCCGATGGCAAGGGCACGCTGCAGATCGCGCGCGGCATCGAGGTGGGCCACGTGTTCCAGCTCGGCAACAAGTACGCCGAAGCGCTGAAGGCCACCGTGCTCGACGAAAACGGCAAGGCACAGGTGATGCTGATGGGCTGCTACGGCATCGGCGTCAGCCGCATCGTGGCCGCCGCCATCGAGCAGCGCCACGACGACGCCGGCATCATCTGGCCCGAGCCGATGGCGCCCTGGCGCGTCGCCGTGTGCGTGATCAATCCGAAGAACTCGCCGGAAATCGCCCAGGCGGCCGAAACGCTGTATCGCGAGCTTCAGCAGCGCGGCATCGACGTGGTGCTGGACGACCGCGGGCTGCGCCCCGGCGCGATGTTTGCCGATATGGAGCTGATCGGCATCCCGCATCGCGTGGTGATCAGCGAGCGCGGTCTCGCGGCCGGCACGCTGGAATACCGCGCCCGCGATGAGGCCGAAGCCCGCGCCATCACGCAGGACGAGCTGCTCGCACTGCTGGGCTGAGGTCGTCGATGCGTTTGTGGAAAACGGCCGCGAAAGCGGCCGTTTTTCGTTATGCACACGCAAGGCAATAATCCATGCATGCCGGCATTCGAATATTAAATGCCGGCATTAGCCCCTCCATTGGCCTCGATTATCCGGAAATAATCCCGCGCCTTTTGCAAATGCCCGCGATTATCGGTAAGAATCGAAGGACTCTTATGGATGCACCGCCTTAAGTCGCGGCGCCATGCATTAGCTAATAACCCACCCCCGGGAGTTACTTATGGCAGTTGACATCAAGAACCTCAATCACAACCAGCTCAATGACCTGATCACCAAGGCGCAATCGCGCCAGCAGGAGCTGCGCAAGGAAAAAGTGGCCAAGCTGCGCGACAAGATCCATGCGCTGATCAAGGCGGAGGGATTCTCGTTCGAGGATGTCTTTGGCCCGGGTCGTGGCGGCAAGGGTCGTCGTGCCGGTGGCACCGTGGCGCCGAAATACCGCAATCCGGCTGATCCCGAGCAGACCTGGTCCGGTCGCGGCAAGCGTCCCCGCTGGTTCAACGATGCATTGAAGGCGGGCAAGAAAGAAAAGGACCTGGCGATCTGATCGCCATTCCTTTCATTTCTTCAGAAGAAAAACGCCGGCGATTCGCCGGCGTTTCGCTTTCGGTCATTCCGTCACAGCGACCGGCGTGGTGCGATCAGCAAATCGCCGAACAACAACCCCGCCACCAGCGCAATAAGCAGGGTAATCAGCAGCATGCTGCTATCCATGCCTAGCGTGGTGTCGCGTTCCAGCAAATAGGAAACGCTGCGAAATCCGACGCTTCCCGGCACCAGCAGGATAATGCCGGGCTCACGGATGATGGCACCCGGGCGATGCACGAAGCGCGCGTAAAGATTGGCCAGGCTGCTGAGCATCAGGCCACCGAGGAATACCCCGAATGGCGCCGCCGGCAGCTTGCCCGCCAGGGCGCCGCCCCAGCGCGTGGCGAGATAACCCAGCACCACCGCCGCCATGACCACCAGCCAGTCGCGTCGCGCCGCGCGGAACGACACGGCGAAGGCGAATGCGCCCACCAGCAAGGCCGGGTAATCGGTCCAAGCCGGCAAAGGCGTCAGCGCGTAATCGCGCCCCTCGATGCCGAAGGCGTTGCACAGCTGCGTCGCTGCCACGGTGCCGAAAGTGAGCTTGATCAGCGTGGCGATGGCGCCACCCATGCGTGCCACGCCAGCCACCAGATGCTGGCTGGAAATTTCGCGCACCGCCGTGGTGAGCGTCATGCCGGGCATCAGCACGATCAGGCCCGCGAGGATCACCGATTTGATCGCCAGCGGCACCACGAATTGGCTGACCACGATGGCGATGGTGGTAGCCACCAGCGCACTGATCGCCTCGCTGGCCACGGCCAGCCGCGGACGCGTGGCCGAGAGCACGGTGATGGAGCCGATGATGAGCCCGATCACCGCCGCGGTGATCAGGTCGGCCCACGAACTGTGCAGCAGCAGCGCCACCACACTCGCCGCGGCGAGGCTGTAACTGGCGATCACCCCCGCCTGTGCGCGACGCGTGTCGGGACGGCCGAGCTCGCGCAAACGGCGGAAGCCTTCCCTCAACTCGATGTCGCCGGCAATCACCTTGTCCGCGATCTCGTCCGCCTCGCTGAGCCGCGCCAGGTTCACGTCACCCGGCGCCAGCCTCATCACCTGGGTGACCTGGGCCACGTCATCCTCGCCCTGGTCCAGGTCGGTGAACGAAATGATGATCGCGGTGGGGCTGGACCACACGTCCGCCAACAGGCCAAGACGCTGCGCCGCCCCTCCGATGGCTCCCTCCAGGCGCGGTGCGGCCGTGCCGTACTGGTGCAGGCGACGCGCCAGCTCCAGCAGGAAGGCGATGCGGGTGTTCAGCGGCGCGGTAGCCAGGGGCGTGACGACCACGGGATGGTTCATCGGGCGCCAGCCCGGTTCGGCGGCGCGAGGGGCAAAAAAACGGCGAAAAGAGAGGTATCCGTCGACATGCCGCTAGTAGACCTGATTTGGATGACTATTGTCAGCGACAGCCCGCTTGCTCGGCACCACCTGTAGGAGCGCACCCAGTGCGCGAAAGGCCTTTACGTGTGCGGCGTGGGCGCTGGAGCGGCGACAACCCGGCTCTTCGGCCATGCCTGCCTCTGCGGTCGTGCACTGGGTGCGCTCCTACAGCCAAGGGGGATGATGAATCCGGGGGGAAACACCCCCATCTAGGACAAGGTAAACTTGGCGGTTCCGCCACCTCGCACGGGTTTCGAGTTTCCGATGTCCACCGATAAAGCCACCGTTGAACCCACCACCTCGCCCGCCACCCCGCAGGCCGAGGGACAACGGGACTTCATCCGCCAGATCATCCGCGAGGACCTGGCCACGGGTAAGCACCATGACATCCGCACCCGCTTCCCGCCCGAACCCAACGGTTACCTGCACATCGGCCACGCCAAGGCGATCTGCCTGAACTTCGGCATCGCCCGGGAGTTTACCGGCTGGTG is part of the Dyella jiangningensis genome and harbors:
- a CDS encoding valine--tRNA ligase, whose translation is MEKSFEPGQIESKWYAAWEASGDFKPSGQGEPYCILLPPPNVTGTLHMGHAFQQTVMDMLIRYQRMRGMNTLWQVGTDHAGIATQKIVENQLAVENKTRHDLGREAFIERVWQWKEESGSTITNQMRRLGVAADWSRERFTMDPGLSEAVRKVFVEWYRAGLIYRGNRLVNWDPALGTAVSDLEVNNVERDGHLWSIRYYTVDGKDSVVVATTRPETMLGDVAVAVHPEDERHARLIGQMLRLPLTGREIPVIADDYVDREFGTGFVKITPAHDFNDYAIGQRHGLAPINIFTLDAKVNENAPEKYRGMDRYEARKAVLADLEDAGLLVETKPHKLQVPVSQRSDAVIEPMLTDQWFLDLTSEKGRKEITEPALQAVRGGEIKFVPENWSTTYTQWLDNIQDWCISRQLWWGHRIPAFYDEAGNIFVGEDEADARAHATVQPVGALRQDEDVLDTWFSSALWPFSTLGWPMNGPVKDEHGNVVANWENDQVFLPSAVLVTGFDIIFFWVARMVMMTKYFTGRVPFKHVYINAIVRDAEGQKMSKSKGNTLDPLDLIDGIELEPLVAKSTRSLLIPQVREKVEKRIRKDYPNGIPAIGTDALRFTFAALASYSRTINFDIKRAEGYKAFCNKLWNAARFVLMNLESPLPSGEGGAQAPGEGSGSAQLAASAVPSPQPLSRGERGSAPVTEAERWILTRLKQTLADVEQHFASYRFDLLAQELYEFTWNEFCDWFLELSKPALNGDDAVAAASTRHTLLVVLETILRALHPIVPFISEEIWHSVAPKLGLDAKFLLERPWPRADEITADEAATAEIEWFKNVLSGIRRIRAEMNIAPGKTIPLLLADGDATDRARATKFAAQISFLARVDAPQWIASGADEPAAAAAVVGSMRVLIPLAGLIDLGAEKARLGKEISRIEGEIKKCEGKLGNANFVANAPAEVVAQERQRITDWTTQLTALREQSQKLG
- the rimI gene encoding ribosomal protein S18-alanine N-acetyltransferase, with amino-acid sequence MVAVARPLAEIRAMRRDDVPIVAAMEAASYDFPWTPGIFTDCLKAGHPSWAMWVDGVIAGYGVLSVAAGEAHVLNVCVGPDYRGLGLGRFLLKRLLDIARWNGAGRVFLEVRPSNPVAQSLYRAMGFEEIGRRPKYYPAKDGREDAIVMARDLGEGQ
- the pssA gene encoding CDP-diacylglycerol--serine O-phosphatidyltransferase, with translation MSESVPVRPPRHRGIYLLPNLFTTGAMFAGFYAIVASMGGDFSSAAIAVFVAALLDGMDGRVARLTGTQTEFGVQYDSLSDLISFGLAPSLVMYSWSLSTLKEYGPTWGKIGWAAAFIYAACAALRLARFNTQVGVIDKRYFQGLASPAAAAVCMSFVWSMDKFGILGEEVCFITPVIAVVVGLLMVSRFRYYSFKSLPMGGEGRVPFLWIIVGVLVLVPFFIDPPRVLFVVFSLYLLSGPVMTLWGRATHRRRRGAA
- a CDS encoding DUF4124 domain-containing protein, producing the protein MRRLLIATALLLAAPLVAAQAYKWTDAHGTVHYSDAPPAQGTKYSKVTTTGTVEPIAEPAPSKPSESTSEAKPSASQSSLPMVDNPENRAKLCANLKNNLDALKGGGPVVMEQNGQQKLLDADQRQQQQATSQAQYQQYCSGN
- a CDS encoding proline--tRNA ligase — protein: MRLSQFHLATVKEVPADAEIASHRLMLRTGMIRKLAAGLYTWSPLGLRVLRKVENVVREEMDRAGAVELLMPTIQPQELWEESGRWAKFGPQLLKIKDRKEQGFCYAPTAEEVITDFARNELKSYKQLPVNFYQIQTKFRDEIRPRFGVMRAREFLMKDAYSFHLSQDSLQQTYDTMYRAYSNVFTRLGLKFRAVQADTGAIGGNASHEFQVLADSGEDALIFSDGSDYAANIEKAEALAPTIERPAPSAELKRVDTPTQKTIDEVAAFLKVTPGQCIKTILVRGSKGLVALCVRGDHEVNEVKAGKLAEMPGESVLATEEEILALTGTRPGFIGPVGLPAEIPVIVDRDAAVLADFVCGGNQDGTHYAGANWERDARITRVEDIRKVVAGDPSPDGKGTLQIARGIEVGHVFQLGNKYAEALKATVLDENGKAQVMLMGCYGIGVSRIVAAAIEQRHDDAGIIWPEPMAPWRVAVCVINPKNSPEIAQAAETLYRELQQRGIDVVLDDRGLRPGAMFADMELIGIPHRVVISERGLAAGTLEYRARDEAEARAITQDELLALLG
- a CDS encoding H-NS family nucleoid-associated regulatory protein; translated protein: MAVDIKNLNHNQLNDLITKAQSRQQELRKEKVAKLRDKIHALIKAEGFSFEDVFGPGRGGKGRRAGGTVAPKYRNPADPEQTWSGRGKRPRWFNDALKAGKKEKDLAI
- a CDS encoding threonine/serine ThrE exporter family protein produces the protein MNHPVVVTPLATAPLNTRIAFLLELARRLHQYGTAAPRLEGAIGGAAQRLGLLADVWSSPTAIIISFTDLDQGEDDVAQVTQVMRLAPGDVNLARLSEADEIADKVIAGDIELREGFRRLRELGRPDTRRAQAGVIASYSLAAASVVALLLHSSWADLITAAVIGLIIGSITVLSATRPRLAVASEAISALVATTIAIVVSQFVVPLAIKSVILAGLIVLMPGMTLTTAVREISSQHLVAGVARMGGAIATLIKLTFGTVAATQLCNAFGIEGRDYALTPLPAWTDYPALLVGAFAFAVSFRAARRDWLVVMAAVVLGYLATRWGGALAGKLPAAPFGVFLGGLMLSSLANLYARFVHRPGAIIREPGIILLVPGSVGFRSVSYLLERDTTLGMDSSMLLITLLIALVAGLLFGDLLIAPRRSL